CACATGCATGGATAGCGTTCCGGACCCACCGTATCATCAGATTCTTCAACACCCCTGAACATCCCCACCCCACTCCAACTGGTCGAGCCGCCCGGCCTCAGTGTACCTCAACTTTTGAAAGTCTTTGATAAATTAATCAAAACCTAACTCTTTCATCAATCAGACCAACAATCAGATTCAAAGCATCGGTGGTTTAGTGGTAAAATTAGCCGTTGCCATCCAGCTTTTACAGCAGGACAGTTTCGGCTAGCCCCGGGTTCGATTCCCGGCCGATGCAACATCTTTTTGCCTTTTTTGCATTATCTTTTtgtgtcggatcgtgagtatcggtagagacgtcggctgctggacacttcggcccgacttcggcccaccttgcgcagagcttaggtataccttcgtagcagctatgttcgtagacaatcaatcaccatcaccgaacagaatgcattcctagttatcgttatttcctttcagcactagtgctatagaccttccaacactgatcagtgattgcttaaggcgatcacagacagcaaggtagaagagacagaccgcatcttcgacgaactccctgacgcacgacgttatactcccgggagaagattctgtgctaagaacagagcgaggcagagataacaCAAAGCACTCTTAACCTccctctacagctgctggTTTAGCTTAATCCGCGAACACAgagcgcgtcagcaacgcaatacaactcaaccgtacgagcgtctccggacgatccgatcacgtacaacaacaagcgctggcacgaccaaccagcgagacaacaacaccgacaacgCGTCAACACCCGCTAGCAAGATGGCGGATAACCAAAGCGAAATAAGCTCTGCAGACTCTGCTGAAGCTCAGAATCAACTACAGAATGAGCAATCAGAACACCTCTCAGACTCACCATGGGCCAAATTTACCGCGGAACAACTTATGGAAAactgtccatacacagttgcactcaaggtcatcaatacagctctctggggtgtacccgcacCGGCGGACGCAAATGAGACACACGCAACAACGTGGGTCGCTAAggctatccacgactacaatgtgtcaatggcctgggacgatgacctcttcattgactacaaatgggactttgaaggatggacgaAGGAGCTATTTAGCAAGGTTGAGCGTGGTACACTAAGGTCTCTTAAGAGTGTGCTACGACACCGGGgagtatacactggcaacaATCACGCCAGGGTGGCGGACTCTCTCTACAACATTCTAGGTATAGAGAATACTCTTGAATGGGAACCAGCagagtttcgagccatgaaATTCGACCAACAGTCCGAAGCGTACCAGCGCCAGCAGAGCAATAAACGCCAACAGGACACTCAGCACACAGTCTATCcagctgtacaacaaccaccgcaagtacaacaaccgccgcaattacaacaaccgccgcaattacaacagcCACCGCAAGTACCACAGCCGTCGCAATTACAACGACCGTCGCAGGGCGAGCAACAagagcagtatagagtgagacaaggcgtccAGAGCCGTTCCCAAACAATAGAGCCACAACAGCCGCTACACATGAGCGGTACGCTGGAAGGGCCTCAGCATCGACAACTGTGGGAGCAGGCCGCGCAGCCGCAACAAGGGCGTGCGCAACTACAGACACGGCCGCCAGCGACTGCATATCGCGAAGTCACGCCATTTCCACAACAGCCAACGAACCGCGTCCCTAACAGACCACCCGAACTACCATAcgacccgtacaagacgctaccgccgcgatggtccCGCAACGATCGACTCGACGCTaatacgatcacgcagttctctaagctatgggacaatagcaacaagtatacagggaatgcgtacgatctcctagacgataagatcaagatcttcttcagcatctgctggcaggtagatatccaagaagagcagtttcacgcagtgtttccccgtatccttaccgggcgtgcagagacattctacatacaggttgtagagagagatgacagctttgctgatgcgtacatggcaatcaaaaaccacttcgaccatgacgtccatcaccagcactactacacagactggacgactacaaccttcgctcgcacccgcacagag
The sequence above is a segment of the Pyrenophora tritici-repentis strain M4 chromosome 3, whole genome shotgun sequence genome. Coding sequences within it:
- a CDS encoding Med15 multi-domain protein — protein: MADNQSEISSADSAEAQNQLQNEQSEHLSDSPWAKFTAEQLMENCPYTVALKVINTALWGVPAPADANETHATTWVAKAIHDYNVSMAWDDDLFIDYKWDFEGWTKELFSKVERGTLRSLKSVLRHRGVYTGNNHARVADSLYNILGIENTLEWEPAEFRAMKFDQQSEAYQRQQSNKRQQDTQHTVYPAVQQPPQVQQPPQLQQPPQLQQPPQVPQPSQLQRPSQGEQQEQYRVRQGVQSRSQTIEPQQPLHMSGTLEGPQHRQLWEQAAQPQQGRAQLQTRPPATAYREVTPFPQQPTNRVPNRPPELPYDPYKTLPPRWSRNDRLDANTITQFSKLWDNSNKYTGNAYDLLDDKIKIFFSICWQVDIQEEQFHAVFPRILTGRAETFYIQVVERDDSFADAYMAIKNHFDHDVHHQHYYTDWTTTTFARTRTENPDKGLHEVLQILLDKLQLCQRALGKNFEGEDALRTTVINACRGVPELEMALFKPATICEGLFSDLRSAVETHLARQHTTQMVTEDQYYLDRRYNGNGRIRGGSRGGGGFRGGSRGAYRGGEQRDDNGRGFKPRWRKKCFVCQKEGCWSTNHTDEERKAAPPQGLLRTSCRIRKDRAH